A single Crateriforma conspicua DNA region contains:
- a CDS encoding gamma carbonic anhydrase family protein — MSDPTRYNADLVDPSAFIADTATVVGDVRLGKNVSVWFGAVLRGDLEPIIVGEDSNVQDLSVLHTDRGLPCQIGRRVTIGHSAVVHGATVEDDALIGIGAIVLSGAKVGAGAIVAAGALVTEGAEIPAGRLAVGVPAKVIRDVTEDDRDRITSNMQHYVENGQRFKAAQES; from the coding sequence ATGTCTGATCCCACCCGATACAACGCTGACTTGGTCGATCCGTCCGCCTTCATCGCCGACACCGCCACAGTCGTTGGTGACGTTCGCTTGGGCAAAAACGTCAGCGTCTGGTTCGGCGCGGTGCTGCGTGGCGACTTGGAACCGATCATTGTCGGCGAAGATTCCAACGTCCAAGATCTGTCGGTCCTGCACACCGACCGCGGATTGCCTTGTCAAATCGGGCGTCGCGTCACGATCGGCCACAGTGCGGTCGTCCACGGCGCGACGGTGGAAGACGACGCGTTGATCGGCATCGGCGCGATTGTTTTAAGTGGTGCCAAAGTCGGCGCCGGCGCGATCGTGGCCGCCGGAGCGTTGGTGACCGAGGGTGCGGAAATCCCCGCCGGTCGTTTGGCCGTCGGTGTGCCGGCGAAAGTGATCCGTGACGTCACCGAAGACGATCGCGATCGTATCACCAGCAACATGCAGCATTACGTGGAAAACGGACAGCGTTTCAAAGCGGCACAGGAATCATGA
- a CDS encoding Gfo/Idh/MocA family protein, whose translation MTKESASTTRFGLIGTGRITRRLVADIQSTSGCEVTAVASRTMERAQWCASQYAIAEAVQGYENLLSRDDVDAVYLSLPPSLHRQWCVAAAEAGKSILCEKPLAMNSAEVAQINDACRQHGVRWLDATGWLHHPRTAAFADLIRGGRLGTVRHISVAISFFEPFQSGEHRLQRELGGGCVLDLGWYACGVARFAFGKPCRDVMATAVYRGDVPIRCTAVLRFDDDLSATISCGYDTATRKWFEIAGSDASLICDDFSRPWPDKPARCWIHDASGKVDQLDFEGHQEIRMTETLIGEDDLASLHAQAIDTQAMVDAINRSLETSSAQEPTSCI comes from the coding sequence ATGACCAAGGAATCTGCTTCAACGACCCGATTCGGGTTGATCGGCACCGGCCGAATCACCCGCCGCTTGGTCGCCGACATTCAGTCGACCTCGGGTTGCGAAGTCACCGCGGTGGCCAGCCGCACGATGGAGCGCGCCCAGTGGTGCGCGTCACAGTACGCGATCGCCGAAGCGGTGCAGGGTTACGAAAACCTGTTGTCCCGTGATGACGTCGACGCGGTGTATCTGTCCTTGCCGCCGTCGCTGCATCGCCAGTGGTGCGTGGCGGCCGCCGAAGCCGGTAAATCGATCCTGTGCGAAAAACCGCTGGCGATGAACTCCGCCGAAGTCGCCCAGATCAATGACGCATGCCGGCAACACGGTGTCCGCTGGCTGGACGCGACCGGTTGGCTGCATCATCCTCGCACCGCCGCGTTTGCAGATCTGATCCGTGGCGGCCGTTTGGGAACGGTACGTCATATCAGCGTGGCGATTTCATTCTTTGAACCCTTCCAATCCGGCGAACATCGCTTGCAGCGTGAACTGGGCGGCGGATGCGTCTTGGATTTGGGCTGGTACGCTTGTGGCGTCGCACGTTTTGCATTTGGCAAACCTTGTCGCGATGTCATGGCGACGGCCGTTTATCGTGGCGACGTGCCGATCCGCTGTACCGCGGTCCTGCGATTCGATGACGATCTGTCGGCCACCATTTCCTGCGGCTACGATACCGCGACGCGCAAGTGGTTTGAAATCGCCGGCAGCGACGCGTCCCTGATCTGTGACGACTTTTCACGACCTTGGCCGGACAAGCCCGCACGGTGTTGGATCCACGACGCGTCGGGCAAGGTCGACCAGTTGGATTTTGAGGGGCATCAAGAGATTCGCATGACCGAAACGCTGATCGGCGAAGACGACTTGGCATCCTTGCACGCCCAAGCGATCGACACGCAAGCGATGGTCGATGCGATCAATCGGTCGCTGGAAACTTCGTCCGCACAGGAGCCGACGTCATGCATTTGA
- a CDS encoding P-II family nitrogen regulator yields MHLIRAVIQPTKLSTVRDALAELGVQNLTISDATGYGRQRGQRPSFRGNEYKVDLLRKIILEMVVSDQDIESVLETLGKVAKTGTEGQIGDGKIFLMPIADSIDF; encoded by the coding sequence ATGCATTTGATCCGCGCCGTGATCCAACCGACCAAGCTGTCGACCGTGCGTGATGCGCTGGCCGAATTGGGCGTCCAGAATTTGACGATCAGCGATGCGACCGGCTATGGCCGCCAGCGTGGTCAACGTCCCAGCTTTCGTGGCAACGAATACAAGGTCGACCTGCTGAGGAAAATTATTCTGGAAATGGTCGTCAGTGATCAAGACATCGAATCCGTCTTGGAAACTCTGGGCAAGGTCGCCAAGACGGGGACGGAAGGACAGATCGGCGATGGCAAAATCTTTCTGATGCCGATCGCCGATTCGATCGATTTCTAA
- a CDS encoding sulfatase — MPKISLLSVFAGLALCVLLLQSITTADDQSPKKPNVLMIAIDDLNDWVQPLGGHPQVKTPAMQRLASRGVTFTNAHCQAPLCNPSRTSIMTGRRPTSTGVYGLAPWIRNVDELADLVTMPQYFSANGYKTLLGGKIHHGGHGRGKGSDAEADVWGPPARVGAKPEKKLIPPTPGGDHPLMDWGTFPHRDEDKGDWVVASWAVDQLDQLSKSSDEPFFLAAGFFLPHVPCYVSQKWYDMYPFESLTMPPMPAGDRDDTPMSSWYIHWDLPEPRTSWLRENNQLKNLTRSYLASVSFVDSQVGRILDQLDASGLSDSTIVVLWSDHGYHMGEKAVSGKNTLWQRSTRVPLIISVPDGLTKHKVAANVKCESPAELLDLYPTLCELTGLSVPEGQEGLSLVPQLKDPAEVRDRPAICTHNAGNHSVCDTRWRYIVYADGGEELYDRAADPLEHRNLLAGDNDRSQFDSVVQRLSAYLPETEKPLAPGSAHRILEKRDDGFYWQDKKIVMEDWVQ, encoded by the coding sequence GTGCCCAAGATCTCTTTGCTCTCGGTCTTCGCGGGGCTCGCCCTTTGCGTCCTGCTGCTTCAAAGCATCACGACCGCCGACGACCAATCGCCCAAGAAACCCAACGTGTTGATGATCGCCATCGACGATCTGAACGATTGGGTCCAGCCGCTGGGCGGACACCCGCAAGTCAAAACGCCGGCGATGCAACGCCTGGCCAGCCGCGGGGTCACGTTCACCAACGCCCACTGCCAGGCACCGCTGTGTAACCCCAGCCGCACGTCGATCATGACCGGTCGCCGACCGACGTCCACCGGCGTTTACGGACTGGCGCCGTGGATCCGCAACGTCGACGAACTGGCGGACTTGGTAACAATGCCCCAATACTTTTCCGCAAACGGATACAAGACGTTGCTGGGCGGAAAGATTCATCACGGCGGACACGGGCGCGGCAAAGGATCCGATGCCGAAGCCGACGTGTGGGGACCGCCAGCCCGTGTCGGCGCCAAACCCGAAAAGAAGCTGATCCCGCCGACACCGGGCGGTGATCACCCGCTGATGGACTGGGGAACGTTCCCGCACCGTGACGAAGACAAAGGCGACTGGGTGGTCGCGTCTTGGGCCGTGGATCAACTGGACCAGCTGTCCAAGTCGTCCGACGAACCGTTCTTTTTGGCCGCCGGATTCTTTCTGCCGCACGTGCCCTGTTATGTCAGCCAAAAGTGGTACGACATGTACCCATTCGAATCGCTGACCATGCCGCCGATGCCCGCGGGCGATCGCGACGACACACCGATGTCATCGTGGTACATCCACTGGGACCTTCCCGAGCCGCGGACCAGTTGGCTGCGCGAAAACAATCAACTGAAAAACCTGACACGGTCCTACCTGGCATCGGTCAGTTTCGTTGACAGCCAAGTCGGCCGCATCTTGGACCAGCTGGACGCCAGCGGACTTTCCGATTCGACCATCGTGGTGTTGTGGAGCGACCACGGATACCACATGGGTGAAAAGGCCGTTTCGGGAAAGAACACCTTATGGCAACGCAGCACGCGAGTGCCGTTGATCATCTCCGTTCCCGACGGATTGACCAAACATAAGGTTGCCGCCAACGTCAAATGCGAATCGCCGGCGGAGTTATTAGATTTGTATCCAACGCTATGTGAATTGACCGGCTTGTCGGTCCCCGAGGGTCAAGAAGGTTTAAGCCTGGTTCCGCAACTGAAAGACCCCGCCGAAGTTCGCGATCGTCCGGCGATTTGCACGCACAATGCCGGCAACCATTCGGTGTGTGATACGCGTTGGCGTTACATTGTTTACGCCGACGGCGGAGAAGAATTGTACGACCGGGCTGCCGACCCTCTGGAACACCGAAACCTGTTGGCCGGCGATAACGATCGATCGCAATTCGATTCCGTGGTGCAGCGTTTGTCGGCGTACCTGCCGGAAACGGAAAAACCGTTGGCCCCGGGCAGCGCGCACCGCATTTTGGAAAAGCGCGACGACGGTTTTTATTGGCAAGACAAAAAGATCGTCATGGAAGACTGGGTGCAATAG
- a CDS encoding TIGR03009 domain-containing protein encodes MMRHATVMAMAFLTWHGMTAGFTAPAQTANQPQERIASASRSGGQQSPDQNNALAPFQLSAAEQARLDQILVAWEKQSGNTKTLECTFHRYHYDTASAPAGIYASASLGQIKYAEPDKGLFRVDQKVFYKGMEGGKPQHAAIDGQFGEHWVCNGKELLEFDRSNKECRIQALPPQLQGAGIIDSPLPFVFNLKANDIKQRYWVRQVMAPKPDLIMIEAWPKRQQDAAQYKLVQIVLQQDTFLPAGLVMYAPNYDARTAPHRDIYEFSKATRNGSMNRLSNFMNNFIPEKPPSDWKIHRDTFTPGN; translated from the coding sequence ATGATGCGACACGCAACGGTCATGGCGATGGCCTTTCTGACCTGGCACGGCATGACAGCCGGCTTTACCGCACCGGCCCAGACGGCGAATCAGCCACAGGAGCGGATCGCTTCGGCATCGCGATCGGGCGGTCAACAGTCCCCCGACCAAAACAACGCACTTGCACCCTTCCAGTTGTCCGCGGCCGAACAAGCACGCTTGGACCAAATCCTGGTGGCTTGGGAAAAGCAAAGCGGCAACACCAAGACCTTGGAATGCACGTTCCATCGTTACCACTATGACACCGCATCGGCACCGGCCGGCATCTATGCGTCGGCATCGCTGGGTCAAATCAAGTACGCCGAACCGGACAAGGGTCTGTTCCGCGTCGACCAAAAGGTGTTCTACAAAGGCATGGAAGGCGGCAAGCCACAACACGCCGCCATCGATGGCCAGTTCGGCGAACACTGGGTTTGCAACGGCAAAGAGCTGTTGGAGTTTGACCGCAGCAACAAAGAATGCCGCATCCAAGCGTTGCCGCCGCAACTGCAGGGTGCAGGAATTATCGACAGCCCGCTGCCGTTCGTTTTCAACTTGAAAGCCAACGACATCAAACAGCGTTATTGGGTCCGCCAAGTGATGGCCCCCAAGCCCGATTTGATCATGATCGAAGCTTGGCCGAAACGTCAGCAAGACGCGGCCCAGTACAAGCTGGTTCAAATCGTGTTGCAACAAGACACGTTCTTGCCGGCCGGTTTGGTGATGTACGCCCCGAACTATGACGCTCGCACCGCGCCGCACCGCGACATCTACGAATTCAGCAAAGCGACCCGAAACGGCAGCATGAACCGGTTGAGCAACTTCATGAACAACTTCATCCCCGAAAAGCCGCCGTCGGATTGGAAGATCCACCGCGACACATTCACGCCGGGCAACTGA
- a CDS encoding PaaI family thioesterase, with translation MPVQSERFSTAPISRLVGFDVQPPADPESGTPLGHAVVRIKCGPQHHNPMGRVHGGLVSALADAAMGIAFGRTLLESEDFSTIEMKINFIRPVKDGLLTATATVVERGLRIGFVQCDITGPKGKLVATATSTCTVLSQS, from the coding sequence TTGCCCGTCCAATCCGAACGCTTCTCCACCGCGCCGATCAGCCGTCTGGTCGGGTTTGATGTCCAGCCGCCGGCTGATCCGGAATCCGGCACTCCGCTGGGTCATGCGGTCGTGCGAATCAAGTGTGGTCCCCAGCACCATAACCCGATGGGCCGGGTGCACGGTGGCCTGGTGTCGGCGTTGGCCGATGCGGCGATGGGGATCGCTTTCGGCCGCACGCTGTTGGAAAGCGAAGACTTTTCGACGATCGAGATGAAGATCAACTTCATCCGGCCGGTCAAAGACGGCTTGCTGACCGCGACCGCAACGGTGGTCGAACGAGGCCTGCGGATCGGTTTTGTTCAGTGCGACATCACCGGTCCCAAGGGCAAGCTGGTGGCCACCGCGACCAGCACCTGCACGGTGTTGTCCCAGTCCTGA